In the genome of Limanda limanda chromosome 15, fLimLim1.1, whole genome shotgun sequence, one region contains:
- the LOC133020654 gene encoding aftiphilin-like, with protein sequence MEPFIMTLHSSSPPPLDEDGDGEAGTEDDQFGGFGGFCSRRGDADPTEPPSTLREPSHALKEASHPPSCSVHPPEEPSGSSGSDGDQMETERKGCEAESSLHLTNGYAEEDLNAGTHGASRTFSPEEETGFADFTVFTEQAAHPWCCGLSPLHSTETWADQTHGPGHEVVLDSEPRSHCASESKGNVCTKVEHCEEREAAQDPPQPQRAAAAFGFPSPRPHVREEGVGERVDRWRETSYCLNYVQTSEVPEDGDLEKDRERSVSTVPQMISVYESASEDLESVADDFTFEGVSADLEPIVSSLASQEDQTDWDQTDAEDEELGNNWHSYSFGNSSGRKADLSQTEAEQAMCHCDQPATQETSATSNQAQSVTYTGYGFAGFGDRGSDLVQAADVSVQSLGSLPPSDSFADFCSAPTQEAGEGSWAEFPDQRDEEEGSQTPDRGSSLQSDGSTEEEQDEVGRCGAARRSSCQVSLSCRVQRILCASFPEVEGEEEEEEEEDEEEEVLSLCAHLHTRHLPQSEEEKTPELSGAQRVLRGLWWPHRDVHSAVGLHFQWSGSHTNRTLLRCLGVDTRNILFIGMKKQPVAVPAFASSLGMLEPTKDAVAAVCTSGCKAVTAREPAGPQNQQDPSPDSVQGALPSSQRDWSSRGLSSSQDGCCALNLDYFGPEEESRSRSRSSSSPPPGVDRELYELTISKLETSTNSCHLVDTLNRLMSDAEKTSTSVRKAPEDEELSAEAGRLISGLPDLSFMTAKVLMFPSVLVPAL encoded by the exons ATGGAGCCGTTCATCATGACCTTGCactcctcctcgcctcctccacTGGATGAGGACGGCGACGGGGAGGCTGGCACTGAGGACGACCAGTTCGGAGGCTTTGGGGGATTCTGCTCCCGCCGAGGCGATGCAGATCCCACTGAGCCGCCGTCCACCCTCAGAGAACCTTCTCACGCCCTGAAGGAGGCCAGCCATCCACCCAGCTGCAGCGTCCATCCCCCAGAGGAACCCAGTGGAAGCTCAGGTTCTGACGGGGACCAGATGGAGACGGAGAGGAAGGGTTGTGAGGCTGAGTCATCGTTGCACCTCACAAACGGATACGCTGAAGAAGACCTGAACGCTGGGACCCATGGTGCTTCGAGGACCTTCTCTCCTGAGGAGGAAACGGGCTTTGCTGATTTCACTGTGTTCACCGAGCAGGCGGCTCATCCCTGGTGCTGCGGCCTGTCTCCTCTCCACAGCACCGAGACGTGGGCGGACCAGACACACGGCCCAGGTCATGAGGTCGTTCTGGACTCTGAGCCCAGATCTCATTGTGCATCTGAGTCTAAAGGGAATGTTTGCACTAAGGTCGAGCACTGTGAGGAACGAGAGGCAGCTCAGGACCCCCCCCAGCCtcagagagctgcagcagcttttgGATTTCCATCTCCACGGCCTCATGTCAGAGAGGAGGGTGTAGGCGAGCGtgtggacagatggagggagaccagttattgtttgaattatgtACAAACCTCCGAGGTGCCGGAGGACGGAGACTtggagaaggacagagagagaagcgtTTCTACTGTTCCTCAAATGATCAGTGTGTACGAGTCGGCTTCAGAGGACCTGGAATCTGTCGCGGATGACTTCACGTTCGAAGGTGTTTCTGCTGACCTGGAACCAATCGTTTCATCTCTGGCTTCGCAAGAGGATCAGACTGACTGGGACCAGACCGATGCTGAGGATGAAGAACTGGGAAACAACTGGCATTCTTACTCTTTTGGCAACAGCAGCGGCAGAAAGGCAGATCTCAGCCAAACAGAGGCAGAGCAGGCTATGTGTCACTGCGACCAACCTGCGACTCAGGAAACCTCTGCTACCTCCAACCAGGCACAGTCTGTGACGTACACAGGATACGGATTCGCAGGCTTCGGTGACCGTGGTTCTGACCTGGTCCAAGCTGCTGATGTGAGTGTGCAGAGTCTGGGGAGCCTCCCGCCCAGCGACAGCTTTGCTGATTTCTGCTCAGCACCCACACAGGAGGCTGGAGAAGGATCGTGGGCAGAGTTCCCTGAtcagagggatgaagaggagggaagtcAGACGCCGGACCGAGGCAGCAGCCTTCAGAGCGACGGGTccacagaggaagagcaggacgAGGTGGGACGCTGTGGAGCTGCAAGGAGAAGCAGCTGTCAG GTGTCGTTATCCTGCCGTGTCCAGCGGATCCTCTGTGCCAGTTTCCCAGAGgtggaaggtgaggaggaggaggaggaggaggaggatgaagaggaggaggtgctgagCCTCTGTGCTCATCTTCACACCCGACACCTCCcacagagtgaggaggagaagacgccAGAACTCAGCGGTGCTCAGAG GGTTCTTCGGGGCCTGTGGTGGCCTCACCGAGACGTCCACAGTGCGGTCGGCCTTCACTTCCAGTGGAGCGGCTCCCACACCAACAGGACTCTGCTCAGGTGCCTCGGTGTGGACACAAGAAACATT TTGTTCATCGGCATGAAGAAGCAGCCAGTAGCTGTTCCTGCGTTCGCATCCAGCCTG GGAATGCTTGAGCCAACCAAAGACGCTGTAGCAGCTGTTTGTACTTCAGGATGCAAAGCAGTCACAGCCCGGGAACCTGCAGGGCCACAGAACCAGCAGGACCCCTCGCCGGACTCAGTGCAG ggggcgctccCTTCCAGCCAGCGGGACTGGAGCAGCCGTGGACTCAGCAGCTCTCAGGACG GCTGCTGTGCTCTCAACCTGGATTATTTTggtccagaggaggagagcagatccagatccagatccagcaGCAGTCCTCCTCCAG GGGTCGACCGGGAACTGTACGAGTTGACCATCAGCAAACTGGAAACCAGCACCAACAGCTGCCACCTGGTGGACACTTTGAATCGACTGATGTCTGATGCAGAGAAGACGAGCACTTCGGTCAG GAAAGCCCCAGAGGACGAGGAGCTGAGTGCGGAGGCTGGACGGCTGATCTCTGGACTTCCTGACTTGTCCTTCATGACGGCCAAAGTCCTCATGTTCCCAAGCGTCctcgtacctgcgctgtga